The Oncorhynchus mykiss isolate Arlee chromosome 27, USDA_OmykA_1.1, whole genome shotgun sequence sequence ACGTATGGTGTTTAATATAACACTCatacataaaaataaattaaGAGTGGAAATCAAATGCCTGTCCAACTAATTTGTTCTGGCGCCAGCCCTGGTGAGGCTTGACTCACATTCATATCACTTGTTCACTTGACTAGCTCAGCATTCTCCTTAGTGGGTGAAGTGTCGGGCGGTGAATGTGAAAAGAAGCATTTTATGTGTTTGTTGCACTCACTGGTAGTGATTCTGTTGATATTTTCTAAAACATTTCAAAGAAAGGTCCTCTTACAGTGACTGTGGTATGTTATTGGATTTCCCcactaaatgactgaaatgtgaaAATGGGAACCAAATCATACAGAAACCAAAGATCCAGAAACCACAGATCCTCAAATTTGGAGGCATAGCGAGGTCACACCACTTCCCATTTCATGCAATGCCCTAgcctagacccccccccccccccccccccccccccaaccccctgctGACTTCCTCCGATTCTCATGAAGGAGCCGTGTGGGAGGAGGAcacatgcagagagaaagagagagagtaagacaggggacaATAAAGCCTGAGCATCACAGGGGAAACTTATTGTGTGTATTTGTCCGACAAAAGGTAACCCCTGAGACTGGAGAACACAAGGTCGTTGTTGGAATATCAGTGGAAGGTCTGAGTAGCATCCTGTGTTGTCAGCAGTAAGAGAGATCCacccacagacaggcagacagagatacTCGACCATCCAACAGGACAGGAGCCGTGTCCTCTCATCACACAGCCAGGAGGTAGAGACCTCCACCACTTTTTACCTCAGAGAATCTCTGTCCTGCTTGCTGAAGGTTAGTCTGTATCAGACTACTTAAACAAATATATAGGAACTGCCTTTCTATTTGTATAGAAGCTACTGGAGATAATAGTTTGTGGAGATATGTCTATGTGTACTACTCCACATAACTTTGCTGTACACATGAAAGAGGTGCTAATTGTTAGATAGCTAAATGCAAAAAGGAATGTGTTAATTGTTCCCTTGTATGTTAACATTACACACGGACACGGTGCAGAATGTTTTATCTTTGTTTCACAGAGTTTTACTCATCTATGTCCCcatttatacctggtgctaatattacccctttgtcctgatcttgtcttcattctgtttgtgcccATGATTAAAAtacacattgtgatctgatttTCATCACATTTTCCTAACCACCTCCGGAGCTAGTCAGGCACACGTTGTATCTGGATATGAATCAAGTGTAAACACATCTGGATGGTCAAAccatttaaatcatcattataccgGCATCTAAAATCATTGACCGGTAGCACTATTGACCTATGGCATCAGTAattttattaaaataaataaattcctattattttgaaagaaaaTCTGTATACAGGGAGACATCAGCCAATCTGGTCACAATGCGGACACATTGAACGGATAACACAAAGATTTTAATACAATGTGTAGGGCTGACAAACGTTGATCAGAAAGTGATTGGATCATAGAATTATGAAatagaatactagaatggacatgCACCTTCTTATGATGGGATAAAGGACAGacattttggtcagggagttgatcAAACATGGTTTTGCCAGTAAGACGGGGGACAATAAAGTCTGAGCATTAAAGAAtttatctgcactgtatgtttgttagctagctagccagacaaCTTCAGAGGAATTATTCAAATTAACTGGCAATATGCCAtcattccattcaaacaatgcattcaacccacagccatacactggctgaaatcagtGGATGATAGGACTTAGATAAGTTGTAAATGCAACAGATACTGATGTTGTATCATATAATAGCTCTCACAGCTtcccaagaaaacaaaaaagtagACGTTTATGGCCTGTATACATATATTTTAGAGACTATTTATACAGAAAATGTGTATAAAACCCATATGAACTGTATTTGTAATGATATTACTATTTTATGCCTCTACTGCCATTAActccaattagactggtttggaaTTGTCCCTGACCAATACAGCTGCCATTTTCACCACATTCTGTaactttgagggtttatgacatatCCCCtttagtaatttaataggatctctatggactGGATCATATTGTTCAGATCATGAAACACATTTTTCTGTAAGGTGTAAAAGAGGCTTCTGTGTGGGCTGAATAACTTGGCTGAATCATTCTTACTAAGCCTATTGTTTTAAGTTTTatgtattttaaaaaacaaacacaaaaaacgAGTAGGATTCAGCAGTTTATAAGTTCATACTTGGGAGAAGTTGTACAAATGCTACAGAAAAAGTAAAAATGTTCTACCTTGATTTGGTTTTCTTTGACCACCAGTAATCCATATTTACAGCTATTGACTTTCTCTGCACTAAAGAGGCACATCTGTAACCAAATTCTAGTGACACCATTTTACGAGACTGTATGTACGTTGAAAtcaacactgtctctctcagGCATGGCCGGCAACTGGATCACTGGCCCATCCAATCAGACAACAGACTTCGGCAGCGTGTTCACTCACCAGGTACAGCGCTGATGATGTCGTAACATAAGGCACCTGTGCTTTTATGTTTATACCACACAAGAATGCAATGAAATTATTTAGATATGAAAATGAAaatattgaaaatgaaaatatTTCATAATGCCCTAAGCCTATCATTATATGCTCTCtcataataatctcataatgatCCTGACTAAATACTGACAATAATACCAGTTATAATATCAGATGAAAAGTTAAACATAGAAACATAGAAACAGCATATTATAAGACTCATTATAAGACATTACAGGCTGTTACCCAGCCCCAGTCCTATCCACCCCAAGTCAAAATGATCTTGGCTTACATGTCAGTCTACACTGACAAGTGGGCTTTGCTAATCGTCATGACACAAATTTGTCAGCTAGGTGGATGCCTTAATCTAATGTAAGGCCAAAGAAAGTGTTCAATATTGTGAAatgtggggtggcagggtagagGTATGTGGTTGATTACCTCCCACTAGTTAAAAACGGATTGAattaacattgtttccacgtaatttaaacccccccaaaatctatgCGATTCATTTGAATCAATGaagaaaactgattggattttaaAAGGTCATCCACGTAAaggcatttcattttttttttctcaccaaacttttaacctaaatggTGACATcttttgttgatttcatgttgaattcacgttagttgaaaaCTCAAccaatgtaaatcaaaactagaagttgaactgatgtctgatctctttttgttttcttttctcATATCTGCGATGAGGCTCTGGCTCAAAGAATACAGCTATAGGTTTAAAAAGCAAACGTTATGTGCAAGAAAACTATATGAATGACTGATAGCTACATGTACACTAAAATGTTTGTACTGTATAGGCATGCATGCACTCTTAGAGAAcccatctagaacctaaaatggttattttgctgtcctcataggagaacacTATAAAAGACCATTTTTGCTTCtgagtagaaccctttttggttctatattatacagtgccttgcaaaagtattcacccccttggtgttttttgttgcattacaacctgtaattcaaatagatttttatttggatttcatgtaatggacatacacaaaatagtccaaattggtgaagtgaaataaaaaaaaaatactgaaaagaggtacgtgcatatgtattcacaccctttgctatgaagccactaaataagatctggtgcaaccaattaccttcagaagtcacataattagttaaataaagtccacctgtgtgcaatctaagtgtcacatgatctcagtatatatacacctgttctgaaaggcaccagagtctgcaacaccactaagcaaggggcaccaccaagcaagcagcaccatgaagaccaaggagctctccaaacagatcagggacaaagttgtggagaagtaaatgaggggaaaaaatggaaagaatatggcaccacaacaaacctgccaagagagggctgcccaccaaaactcacagaccaggcaatgagggcattaatcagagaggcaacaaagagaccaaagataaccctgaaggagctgcaaagctccacagcggagattggagtatctgtccataggaccacttttcagctgtacactccacagagctgggttttacggaagagtggccagaaaaaaagccattgcttaaagaaaaaaataagcaaacatgtttgacGCCCCAAACATATTGGAAGAAAGTACTcttgtcagatgagactaaaattgagctttttggccataaaggaaaatgctatgtctggcacaaacccaacacctcgcatcaccctgagaacaccatccccacagtgaagcatggtggtggcagcatcatgctgtggggatgtttttcatcagcagggactgggaaaccggTCAGAATTGAAAAAAttatggatggcactaaatacagggaaattcttgagggacacctgtttcagtcttccagagatttgagaccggGACGGAGgtccaccttccagcaggacaatgaccctaagcatactgctaaagtaacactcaagtggtttaaggggaaacatttaaatgtattggaatggcctagtcaaagcccagacctcaatccaattgagaatctgtggtatgacttaaagattgctgtacaccagcagaacccatccaacttgaaggagctggagcagttttgctatGAAGAATGGGCacaaatcccagtggctagatgtgccaagcttatagagacatatcccaagagacatgcagctgtaattgctgcaaaaggtggctctacaaagtgtgagggggggggggggtgaataattatgcacgctcaagttttcatttttaaaatcttatttcttgtttgtttcacaataaaaaatatttttcatcttcaaagtggtaggcatgttgtgtaaatcaaatgatactaaccccccaaaaatcaattttaattccaggttgtaaggcaacaaaataggaaaaatgccaaggggggtgaatactttcttaaggtactgtacatggaacccaaaagtgttctacctggaactcaaaagggttctccGATGGGGACAGCAGAATAACCCTTTTGAAACCCTTTTTTTCTACGGGTGGATAGGTGCAGTACACTTACACTGATGCTGAGACATAGCTTATGCTTCTTCAACAAATGTGTTTGCGTTATCCTATTTTTATGTATCAACCACCTCTATTCGCATTCTCCAGCCAGACTCTCATCCTGCTTCTCCCCACCAGGTGCTCCCAGTTCTCTACGTGCTGATCGGCGGCGTGGGATTGGCTCTCAACAGCTTGGCTGCCTGGATCTTCTTCCGGGTGCCCAGCGACTCAGGCATGGTGGTCTACTTAAAAAACATGGTAGTGGCCGACCTGCTGATGCTGTTCACCTTCCCCTGGCGCGTGGCCAGCGAGCTCGGCCTGGGCGGCTGGCAGATCCGTGTGGCCGTGTGCCGCTACAGCGCTGTGCTCTTCTACTCCTCCATGTATGTGGGCATAATCTTAATGGGCCTCATCAGCCTGGAGCGCTACGTCAAGGTCGTAAGACACTCGTCTTCCTGCACACACCCCCTGCAACGAGTGGGGTTCACCCGGGTCCTGGCCCTGCTGACGTGGAGCCTGCTGCTGCTTTCCGTACTCCCCAATGTCATGCTGACTAGCAAGCCTGCGGATGAGGAGAGCTCCAGGCACTGTGTGCAGCTAAAGACCCCCCTGGGTCAGCAGTGGCACAAGGTGTCCTCGTATTTCGGTGTGGCCCTGTTCTGGGCCACCGTACTGGTTCTAGCCTTCTGCTACTCTTCCATTGCCCACCACTTCTACAAGTCGTACCGCCGTGTTCGCCAGGACGACAGCGGGGTGTACAGCAAGTCCAACTGCAGTATCTTCAGCCTCCTGGCCGTGTTCTTCATCTGTTTCGTGCCCTACCACATCTGCCGCGTGACCTACACCCAAAGCCAGTTACCCGGCTCCGGCTTCAGCTGGCACAGCCGTTATATGCTGTTCCAGGCGAAGGAGGTCACCCTCTTCCTGTCAGCACTCAACGTGTGCCTGGACCCCGTCATCTACTTCTTAATGTGCACTAAGTTCCGCGAGTCACTACTGAAGAAACTGCCCAGAGGCAGGGGAGGGCCAAAGAGATGTTCCCTTACCACAGAACAGACTGTTAGTAATATgtgatgagaagaggagaggagagagaacaggtgagTTGAAAGAAGAAGCATTTGTGGAAAAATAGTAAACCATCAAAAGGCAAGAATTCTAATActtgatacagtatgtgtttatATATTGCAGGAAGTTCGACTGACCCTTTTGTAATGAACTCCGCTGAAGGCATGTCTGCACTGCATTAGAAATTATAACAACAGACATTTGTTTCTAGAAAACACCTTTACAGTATTAAAAATTGCTACTGATGCCATAGGATAAGACATGGGTTaagacattttttgttgttgctttaaaTCATGTCAATGTTGTTTTGAGGTTTGatttaatacaaatatttttttgctTTAATCATGTCAATGTTGTATTCCGTATCGTTTACACattcttaagccttagccccatcCATCTCTTTAAAGATTCACATTTGAGGCCATGTGGTAAGCGCAtgctatatcaaataaaatctaagtttatttgtcacatgcacaggatacagaaggtgtaaatggtacagtgaAGTGGTTACTTGCAAGTcacggacaccaacgtcttgcttccagacaaactaaataccttctttgctcgctttgaggataatacagtgccacatgcttcaagatggccaccattgttcctgtacccaagaaggcaaaggtaactgaacttaatgactatcgccccgtggcactcacttctgtcattgaGAAGtcctttgagaggctagtcaaggatcatatcacctccaccttatccACTTCAATATGCTTACCGCCGCAATAGGTCCATAACACTGCGCACTGCCCTATTCCACCTGTACAAGAGGAATaccctatgtaagaatgctgttcattgactatagctcagcattcaacaccatagtaacctccaagctcatcatgaagctagaggccctgggtctcaaccccgccctgtgcaattgggtcctggacttcctgacaggccgcccccaggtggtgaagttaggaaacaacatctccactttgctgatcctcaacactggagccccacaagggtgcgtgctcagcccccttctgtactctctgttcacccatgactgcgtggccatgcacgcctccaactcaatcatcaagtttgcagacggcacaacagtagtaggcttgattgccaacaatgatgagacattCTCCAAGAGGAgttgagggcactcggagtgtggtgtaaagcaaaacaacctctcactcaacatcaacaaaacaaaggagatgattgtggacttcagcaaacagcagagggagcacccccctatccacatcgacaagacagcagtggagaaggtggcgtacacatcacggacaaacacagatcggctacataccgtagctagctacacatccataggcattcagttatttttatcctccactacaccataAGCAAGTAAACAGTTAACTggctatgttacttcagctgcattgcaaggcaagcttacacaattgtacatacaatttgcagtaaatgctttagctagctagattcttgtTTCCCAAGACGACAGCCTGGTGTGCTGGTTTTcacaggagtccctaaaacattaaacaacacgaaTTATAATGTCATACTCATGTCattagctagtcagctaacttGCTGAATAGCTATATTTGTAAATTAACTTTGTCAAAAAGATATGCACAattgtttgtctctacattaactaacatattcctctcagtTGTTGATTTTTTTGCTTGACACATTATGACATTATAACTGCTGACAAAACATGTAAGTAGTTATaatgtcatatacagtgccttgcgaaaatattcggcccccttgaactttgcgaccttttgccatatttcaggcttcaaacataaatatataaaactgtatttttttgtgaagaatcaacaacaagtgggacacaatcatgaagtggaacgacatttattggatttcaaacttttttaacaaatcaaaaactgaaaaattgggcgtgcaaaattattcagcccccttaagttaatactttgtagcgccaccttttgctgcgattacagctgtaagtcgcttggggtatgtctctatcagttttgcacatcgagagactgacattttttcccattcctccttgcaaaacagctcgagatcagtgaggttggatggagagcatttgtgaacagcagttttcagttctttccacagattctcgattggattcaggtctggactttgacttggccattctaacacctggatatgtttatttttgaaccattccattgtagattttgctttatgttttggatcattgtcttgttggaagacaaatctctgtcccagtctcagatcttttgcagactccatcaggttttcttccagaatggtcctgtatttggctccatccatcttcccatcaattttaaccatcttccctgtccctgctgaagaaaagcaggcccaaaccatgatgctgccaccaccatgtttgacagtggggatggtgtgttcagctgtgttgcttttacgccaaacataacgtttcgcattgttgccaaaaagttccattttggtttcatctgaccagagcaccttcttccacatgtttggtgtgtctcccaggtggcttgtggcaaactttaaacaacacttttatggatatctttaagaaatggctttcttcttgccactcttccataaaggccagatttgtgcaatatacgactgattgttgtcctttggacagagtctcccacctcagctgtagatctctgcagttcatccagagtgatcatgggcttcttggctgcatctctgatcagtcttctccttgtatgagctgaaagtttagagggacggccaggtcttggtagatttgcagtggtctgatactccttccatttcaatattatcgcttgcacagtgctccttgggatgtttaaagcttgggaaatctttttgtatccaaatccggctttaaacttcttcacaacagtatctcggacctgcctggtgtgttccttgttcttcatgatgctctctgcgcttttaacggacctctgagactatcacagtgcaggtgcatttatacggagacttgattacacacaggtggattgtatttatcatcattagtcatttaggtcaacattggatcattcagagatcctcactgaacttctggagagagtttgctgcactgaaagtaaaggggctgaataattttgcacgcccaatttttcagtttttgatttgttaaaaaagtttgaaatatccaataaatgtcgttccacttcatgattgtgtcccacttgttgttgattcttcacaaaaaaatacagttttatatctttatgtttgaagcctgaaatgtagcaaaaggtcgcaaagttcaagggggccgaatactttcgcaaggcactgtatatatatatatatatacatacatacacacatacacatattttggATATTTTGCAGCAAAAAGTAAAAGTTAAGAAAATTGAAAAAATGGTTTAATCCCCAAGTGGGGGcagtgtacacatacacacaaacaaatcTCCTCTGTGGTTGTAATAGATAGAGATACATTTTCATGGCTGGAGGAATGTCTAGAAGAGAGGATGTCTCAGGAAACTAGAGGCCTGAACAACAGCATTCCAGAGTACCAGGCAGCCACCAACTCCTCCATAGGGCTCTGACGGGCCGTGCCCCTCATTTCATGGTTGTGGTTCCAGAACTATCTAGAAGAAAAataaacgcacacctattaaacGCACACctatcgtatgctatccatttgttgtttgtatgctgttctttgtatgacattttaatatttgattattaaccaatgatattaggccactcttgctCTCCTGCACATACTCCGACTCCTTTTAGAAGCAAGAGTTATTTTATACCTCCAGCCAATCGCAATCACTCTATCGAGACATATTGCTAATGCtaatttgtatgtgggttacatggagaaacagtctattttcaatcctctcaaaaatgttttcttgcctcacatcattatttggaaacggtatattgatgatatttttgtttaATGGAGGGGttatgcaaaacagctccaggcattccatgcttttcttaactcctgttctgagcatctgagatttactatgcaatctgatacacgtcaaatcagttttcttgattttctgatcttgtgtgaagataatgttctatacactgatctttacaggaaacctactgatcgtaacagtttgacgagggctgatagttgtcacccaaatgtaatagctgtgctcaatgcaatggcacttataaatgtagatccttcaaacacccacaaacagggaaatcgatcccaataaaaggtgttattacgtgctccactaaggcagttatttatcttataacttgtccttgtggtaaaaattatgtaggtaaaacaaagcgcgaattaaaagtacatatctcagagcatcgtagcaccattaagtgtaaaaactttacttatccagttgcggcccacttcttggaggcaggccactcgatctcgtctctgcgttatattggcatcgaacatgtcacctccctaggagagggggtgaccttgataatttattgttaaaacgagaggctgtctggatctttaatttaaagacccctgcgcccttcggtctcaacgtagactttgatctgaagccattcttgtgattattgtgactttgccattgtaattgtttgtaagcttgtgtagtcaaattaatctatgatcgtatgctatccatttgttgtttgtatgctgttctttgtatgacattttaatatttgattattaaccaataatattaggccactcttggccatgattacagacacctgtgtcttttgacactatataaacgagtcatcccgcagtgtttgtgattataccctgatgaagacagcttggctgtcgaaacgttggtaattacatttttgcttctgagctcctagagtgtgcggctctcttttattttattttcatgtggTTCCGT is a genomic window containing:
- the LOC110507341 gene encoding P2Y purinoceptor 14, with translation MAGNWITGPSNQTTDFGSVFTHQVLPVLYVLIGGVGLALNSLAAWIFFRVPSDSGMVVYLKNMVVADLLMLFTFPWRVASELGLGGWQIRVAVCRYSAVLFYSSMYVGIILMGLISLERYVKVVRHSSSCTHPLQRVGFTRVLALLTWSLLLLSVLPNVMLTSKPADEESSRHCVQLKTPLGQQWHKVSSYFGVALFWATVLVLAFCYSSIAHHFYKSYRRVRQDDSGVYSKSNCSIFSLLAVFFICFVPYHICRVTYTQSQLPGSGFSWHSRYMLFQAKEVTLFLSALNVCLDPVIYFLMCTKFRESLLKKLPRGRGGPKRCSLTTEQTVSNM